The following DNA comes from Balneola vulgaris DSM 17893.
CACGAGAAGCGTGGATAATACGTTTATCCCCTTCTTCCTCAATCTTCAACCTCAGGAGTCGTTCTGTGTGATCTCGACTCGGAATGGATTCAATTACCCGTGTGGGTGTTTCCCCAAAAAGCCCAGCCAGTAACATACACGATTTCAACTGTGCGCTTGGGATGGGCAACTCAAAATTCATTGGTTTAAGCGGATCTAATCGGCTAATCATCAATGGAGCATAAGCACTATTTCGGGCAAGTATATGGGCACCCATTTGCTCCAAGGGCTCTATGATTCGTGTCATAGTGCGTGAGGTCAGGGAGGAATCGCCACATAAACGCGCCGTGACTCCAGCACCTGTAATCACTCCTGAGAGCAATCTCATCGCCGTTCCTGAGTTCCCACAATCAAGGTCATCGTCAGGAGCTTGTATGCCATTTCGGCCAGTGCCTTCAATAAAAAGCACTCCACCATCTTCTGTTACTTTAGCACCTAAGTCTTGAATGCATCGGAGCGTACTTTGGGGGTCTTCCGCCGGAGAATAGTTCTTTACTTCTGAAACCCCATCATGCAATAAGGAAAAAATTGCAGCACGTTGAGAAATTGATTTATCCGCGGGTGGCTCAATACTTCCGTTTAACGAAAGTACAGGTTCAAGCTTCTTATCCATGAACTAGTCCTCGGTGCGATCTAAAAGTAACTGCGCTTTTTCAGCACCTTCTGTATCAGGGTAAGTTTCAACAATCCCTTTTAAGATCTCTAAAGCCTCCGCTCTATTACCCAGTAAAATATGACTTTCAGCCGAGTGATAAAGTGATCGAGATACCCAAGTTTCAAAGGCTTCGAATAGCACCCTAACTTTGGAATACTCTTCTATAGCTTGCTCGAAGTTCTCTTGTTCTTGCTGAATCTGTCCTAAATAGAACTGAGCTTCAGCCCCACTAACAGTCGTATTTTGATCGGCAATCGGACGTAGTAACTGCGTGGCTTCGTCGTATCTCTTTTCAGCCAGTGCCACTCTTCCTAAACCTACATTGGCCGCGGCATTTGCAGGATTGATTTGCAGGGCATTTTCAAATTCTGATTTGGCTTTACCTAAATCGCCGCCTTCTAGACTAGCCGTACCCATACCTACATAAGCCTCTTGGCTGTATCGAGTACCACGCTCTAGCAGCAGTGCAAAGTATTGATGGGAAGCCTCGAACTCTCCTTTCTGGCGGTATAAGTTCCCCAAGGTAATAAGCGCCGATGGTGCCTGATCATCCGTAGGGTATTCATCTACAATCGTTTGGTATGCATTAATGGCTTGGTCAATTTGCCCCGTTTGTTGATAGGCATCTCCAAGATTCGTGTAAGCATCCGCTATAAGGTTATCCGAATTCGTGATTCGTAAATACTGCCTGAATTCTTTAATAGCGGCTTCGTAATCTCCAGATTGATACACGTTTTCAGCCTGGCGGTACCGCAACCTATCGGCCGTGCTACTACTCGGGTTGTTGCTTAAGAAGTCTTCCAATACCGCAGAGCTGCTATCCACCCCTGTAGAGGATAATTGCGAGAACTGAATACCGTTCACCGCATCAATGATGTAGCTACTTTTTGGGTACTTGCTCAACACTTGCTTATAGGCTTCAATAGCTCGGTCATATTCTCCCGCATTGTAGTACGAGTCACCGATGTTGTACTGCGATCGTGCGGCCCATTCCGTACCCGGATACTTATTGATTACCGTCTGGAATTCCTCAATCGCTTGAGAATAATTATCCGTATTTAAATAGATGTAGGCTACGTTGTACTGCGCTTGTTCTCTTAATCGACTGAATGGATAAATGCGAAGCACTCTTCTGAAAGTTGAAACAGCCTCAAAAGTACGCCCTGAACGGTAGTAACTATTGGCTACCTGGAACATCGCGTAGTCGCCACCCGGATCAGCGCCGATGGCTTTGTTATAGAATCGAATAGCATTTCGATAATCGCCTAATGCATAATATGAATCCCCGATTCGTAACTGGGTATCGGTATCATATGGGAATAAAGCGATGGGTGGAGGATTATAATCATTCAAAAAGGCTTCAAGTGGACCTACCGCTTTCTCATAGTCACCACTCACAAAATAGCTCCAACCTAAGGAGTATCGAGCCGCTCCAATCAACTCATGATTTGGGTAATTCTTTATAAAGATTGAAAACCGTTGTGATGCCTCACTGTACTGCCCCATTTTATAGTAACTATCAGCACTCCAGAATAGTGACTCGGTACCGATATCAGACTTCGGCGTTTCGGCATATACCGATTCAAAAATAGGCTGAGCCTGTTCATAAGCTTGGTTTCTATACAATATCCATGCCTTCTGAAAACGTGCTTGTCGGCGTAAATTAGGATCGATATCCGCTACTTTTTCAGCTTCTTCAAACGCTTGACTTGCGCGGGTATACTCATTGTTTGCAAAATAAGCCTCCCCAAGAAATGCATACACTTTTCCGGGGTTATCAAGGTTTTTTACATTCCGAATCAGCGTTAATAAAGTTTCAATGGCTTCTCCGTACTGTCCAAATTCAAATGATGACACCGCCCATTCGTAGTAGGCATGTTCCACCCATAAACCAGTGGTATAGCGGTCGCCAAATTCGCGGAATGATTTCAGAGAGTTCTCGTATTGTCCGCCTAGCTTTTCATTGATAGCTTTATAGTAAAGGGCTTTTCGTGCAATTTCATCATCCCCTTCTGTAGCTTTGGCAAAGGAGTCGGCCGCCCAATGATAAATCTTCTGCTTGTGGTACAACCAACCTAAACCGTAATGGGCATTACGTTCCTTGGGTGTGCCTTTGGTCATATTCAAATACTGTAAATATGATTTCGAGGCCTCTTTGTAATCGCCAAGGAAATTGTAACTCTCTGCGGTAAGGAAAACGGCCTTTTCTTTTGATTCCTCATCCAAATAGAACATGGCATTTCTGAGTGCTTCAATTGCTTCCTCATATCTACCCTGCTGATAATAGGATTCACCCAAAGCTGTACCAACACGACGTGTAATTGGTGCATTCGGGTATCGCTCTTTCAACACTTCAAAACCCACCGATGCCGAATCGAATTTGTTATCGGTCAGGTATAATCTACCTCTGGCATATAAGGCCTTCGGTGCCCAATCACTATTGGGGTAGGTATCGGCAAGATCCATAAAAAAGCTTCTTGCGGCATGATGGTCTTTCTTTTCAGCGGCAGCTTCAGCTACCCAATACTGTGTTTCAGCGGCGGTGGTATTGCTGATGTTTAAAGTCTCTAGTGATCGCTGGTAAAACTCAATCGCTTCATCATATTGTCCCATCGATTCATAACGATGGCCCAAATCTTTAAATAGGGTCTTCGCGAGCTCATGCTTAGGGTAGCTTCTAATAAAATTATGATAGTAATACTCGATGCGGGCTGAATCGGAGCTGGCTTTGGAACGCGCTAAGTAAAAGTCGACAAAAGGAGTTAGCTCCGGATTTGTGTTAACTTCTTTGAAGGAATTCAGCGTTAATACAGCTTCTTCAAAATACCCTTCGTTGTAGAGTTCTATTCCTGTTTGGTATGATTCGGCTCGGGCTGACTGTAGGTACTGAGCGTTTAAATCGAAGGTTAAAATGCAGGTAAAGAGTAAACAGCTTAAAACAATGAAGCGCATGTATCGCTGAGGTAATTTATTTAGAGTTTAAATCTTATATGTCAAGATAGCGAATAAGTTCGTCGGCTCTGTCAGAAAAATTATGTTCTAAACTTTCGCTTTGTTCTTCCGAGAGTATAACATAACCAAAACGACGCAATGCAGCACTTACAACAGAGGAATCTTCTAAATTTAATTTTATTGATACTCGTATAGAGTTATGGCGTTCTGATGGCTGTTGCACCGCCACACCAAGTATCTTAGCTCCTTCTGTTTCGATGATGCGAACGATGTCTGAGAGCGTGTAATCCATTTGGCTCAGCTCTATAGTAATTACAGAGCCATAGGTAGCCAGGTTAAAAATATCACCCAGAGCGTTCAGCACTTCTCTTTTGCGCACCAACCCAAGATATTTCATATTGCGGTCGGCAACGGGTAATACATACAACTCATGTGCTACCATCTGGCGAGTGGTCTCAAACAAATGCTGCGTACTGGGCACCCAGATGGGGTCACCCAATGGAAGTTCAGAGATCAGCGTAGATTCATCGAGTACTTCAGCCAGCGTCTCAATTTCAACCATCCCTTTTACTTCATCCTCGCTATTTACCACCACAAATTTATTAATGTGCAGTAAATCCAGCTTTGTGAGCGCTAATGATACAGTATCACTATCTCTAAGCGGTGCGATTTCGGTATTTAGGATTTCATGAACTAACATAGCTAGATAACTTCCTCGTTAGAGCCTATAGTATTCAATAAATGCGATAATTGTTCAAAATCTTTATCGGCCATACTAAATGTTAATTCAACATTACTGCCTTCGAACTCTTCGCTGTCTACGGTAGCGTTCTCATGAATAAAAGCCACTGCTTTATATTTACTCATCGGAATCTGCAGGGTATGATAAGAGTAATCGCTTTCGATCAGCTCCTCGATTTTCTCCTCCAACTCCCTTAAGCCAATACTTTGTTCAGCGGATACAAAAATCGCGTCAGGGTATTCATCTCTCATCTCTGCGATTTGATCTGAAGTCATTTTATCCACTTTATTGAGCACCAGCACCGTTTTGGTATTCGTGGCATTAAGCTCCTCTAAAGTCGTATCCACCACTTCTTTGTACTCATGCGCCATTATCGATGAACCATCTACAACGTGGAGTAAGATATCCGCTTCGCGCACTTCATCAAGGGTAGATTTAAAACTCTCGATTAGATTATGGGGCAGTTTTCGAATAAAACCTACTGTATCCGATAACAGAATAGAGTGATTTTCGAGATCCAACCGACGGACGGTAGAATCTAAAGTCGCAAATAAACGATCCTCAGCTAGTACATTGGTTGCGGTAAAGGCATTCATCAAGGTCGACTTTCCCGCATTGGTATAGCCCACTAATGAAACTCGATGCATTCCCTCGCGCCCTTTTCGTTGCGTGGTTCGCTGTTGATCTAATTTCTTCAGTTTGTCTTTGAGGGTGGCAATACGTTGGCCAATAATTCGTCTATCGGTCTCAATCTGTGTTTCACCCGGACCTTTGGTTCCGATACCCCCTTTCTGCCTCGAAAGGTGAGTCCAATAACGTGTAAGTCTTGGTAGCAGATACTGTAGCTGAGCGAGTTCCACTTGTGTTTTCGCCGCTGCTGTTTTCGCTCTGGAGGCAAAAATATCTAAAATGAGTGCGCTTCGATCTAAAATCTTTGCTTCTGTACCCGCTTCAATATTTCGGATTTGCGTTGGAGATAAGTCATCATCAAAAATGATGGTATCAATTTTCTTCTCTCCCTTAATTCGCTTGAGCTCCTGAATCTTACCCTTTCCTACATAAGTTGAAATATCTGGTTGGGTTTTATTCTGCAATACTTTTTCCACGGTGATACCACCTGCTGTATCTGCAAGCATAGCAAGCTCTTCAAGGTATTCTTCAGCCTGAAATTTCGTAACCTTTGGGCCATATAGGCCTACTAGCATCACTTTTTCTTGTTCTATGTCAGAGTTTTTGACGTCGTCTAGCAATGAGTCTCTTCTTTAATTAGTCTTTATGTATTTGTTTTAGGTCGATATCGGGGATTTCACTTCCTTCAAAGCGGTTTTTCAACTTCAAAGATACGATTTTTTCAAAGTCCTTTCGCTTGGAGTCGGGCACAAATAACTTCAATTGATTAAAGCCACGCACCAACGATTTATCCATATCTGAATAAGAGAAGGTGAATTCAACGCCTCCTTTTTCTTCGCGTTCCACTTGATCTAATATCTGAAACCATGGAATAGTTTGCGACGGCTCATTGATGTTTTTTACAATGCCGTAATCGGTGATGTAATGCTTTGAAGCCAAATAGCTAGCGATGAACCACATCAAACCAATCCATATATAACCGCCGAACACCATGTATCTACTAGAGCCTCCAGTGAAATAATTGAAAGCACCTAGCGCCGCAATGAGTATCAAAAACACCGTAGCAAACAGTGGATATCCAAAAAGCTTACC
Coding sequences within:
- a CDS encoding tetratricopeptide repeat protein, whose amino-acid sequence is MRFIVLSCLLFTCILTFDLNAQYLQSARAESYQTGIELYNEGYFEEAVLTLNSFKEVNTNPELTPFVDFYLARSKASSDSARIEYYYHNFIRSYPKHELAKTLFKDLGHRYESMGQYDEAIEFYQRSLETLNISNTTAAETQYWVAEAAAEKKDHHAARSFFMDLADTYPNSDWAPKALYARGRLYLTDNKFDSASVGFEVLKERYPNAPITRRVGTALGESYYQQGRYEEAIEALRNAMFYLDEESKEKAVFLTAESYNFLGDYKEASKSYLQYLNMTKGTPKERNAHYGLGWLYHKQKIYHWAADSFAKATEGDDEIARKALYYKAINEKLGGQYENSLKSFREFGDRYTTGLWVEHAYYEWAVSSFEFGQYGEAIETLLTLIRNVKNLDNPGKVYAFLGEAYFANNEYTRASQAFEEAEKVADIDPNLRRQARFQKAWILYRNQAYEQAQPIFESVYAETPKSDIGTESLFWSADSYYKMGQYSEASQRFSIFIKNYPNHELIGAARYSLGWSYFVSGDYEKAVGPLEAFLNDYNPPPIALFPYDTDTQLRIGDSYYALGDYRNAIRFYNKAIGADPGGDYAMFQVANSYYRSGRTFEAVSTFRRVLRIYPFSRLREQAQYNVAYIYLNTDNYSQAIEEFQTVINKYPGTEWAARSQYNIGDSYYNAGEYDRAIEAYKQVLSKYPKSSYIIDAVNGIQFSQLSSTGVDSSSAVLEDFLSNNPSSSTADRLRYRQAENVYQSGDYEAAIKEFRQYLRITNSDNLIADAYTNLGDAYQQTGQIDQAINAYQTIVDEYPTDDQAPSALITLGNLYRQKGEFEASHQYFALLLERGTRYSQEAYVGMGTASLEGGDLGKAKSEFENALQINPANAAANVGLGRVALAEKRYDEATQLLRPIADQNTTVSGAEAQFYLGQIQQEQENFEQAIEEYSKVRVLFEAFETWVSRSLYHSAESHILLGNRAEALEILKGIVETYPDTEGAEKAQLLLDRTED
- a CDS encoding CBS domain-containing protein, producing the protein MLVHEILNTEIAPLRDSDTVSLALTKLDLLHINKFVVVNSEDEVKGMVEIETLAEVLDESTLISELPLGDPIWVPSTQHLFETTRQMVAHELYVLPVADRNMKYLGLVRKREVLNALGDIFNLATYGSVITIELSQMDYTLSDIVRIIETEGAKILGVAVQQPSERHNSIRVSIKLNLEDSSVVSAALRRFGYVILSEEQSESLEHNFSDRADELIRYLDI
- the aroA gene encoding 3-phosphoshikimate 1-carboxyvinyltransferase, which encodes MDKKLEPVLSLNGSIEPPADKSISQRAAIFSLLHDGVSEVKNYSPAEDPQSTLRCIQDLGAKVTEDGGVLFIEGTGRNGIQAPDDDLDCGNSGTAMRLLSGVITGAGVTARLCGDSSLTSRTMTRIIEPLEQMGAHILARNSAYAPLMISRLDPLKPMNFELPIPSAQLKSCMLLAGLFGETPTRVIESIPSRDHTERLLRLKIEEEGDKRIIHASREDQIPNQNYTIPGDFSAAAFWMVAGCLLPQSEIRLENTGMNPTRNALLHLLQQMGASFVLENERTEGAEPVADIVVRTSDLRAINVPRNMMPNCIDELPILAVAMVFAEGVSVISGAEELRHKETDRIMAIAEMLRSIGANFKEMEDGLEIYGNPDFTFEGATFKSFHDHRIAMASAVLALKGESPSTILDAECAAVSYPNFWEHLEVLS
- the hflX gene encoding GTPase HflX, which produces MLDDVKNSDIEQEKVMLVGLYGPKVTKFQAEEYLEELAMLADTAGGITVEKVLQNKTQPDISTYVGKGKIQELKRIKGEKKIDTIIFDDDLSPTQIRNIEAGTEAKILDRSALILDIFASRAKTAAAKTQVELAQLQYLLPRLTRYWTHLSRQKGGIGTKGPGETQIETDRRIIGQRIATLKDKLKKLDQQRTTQRKGREGMHRVSLVGYTNAGKSTLMNAFTATNVLAEDRLFATLDSTVRRLDLENHSILLSDTVGFIRKLPHNLIESFKSTLDEVREADILLHVVDGSSIMAHEYKEVVDTTLEELNATNTKTVLVLNKVDKMTSDQIAEMRDEYPDAIFVSAEQSIGLRELEEKIEELIESDYSYHTLQIPMSKYKAVAFIHENATVDSEEFEGSNVELTFSMADKDFEQLSHLLNTIGSNEEVI